A portion of the Fibrobacter sp. genome contains these proteins:
- a CDS encoding CotH kinase family protein, with translation MFSQSKKMFLSLAFCLASSAFAQTYDLPIIFVDTKQQCLDKNVTEKIPATMKVLDGATNNVADSAKGTFYNIGIKVRGQSSALFPKPGYSVEVRDEKGEGMDVSMFGLPPADDWVFHGPYVDKSMLRNALAYWLFRQAGRYAPRTKHFDLYINGVYRGVYVMVEKIKRGKYRVNVSKLKEDDIAGDSLTGGYIWAFDKVGTNTGGGGSNNQGGIEAEGFNTSDGLNVILHYPKKANIQREQEEYLKKYLNDLEALFKNGKNGDGYDKYVDLGSAVDYVLHQEVTNNGDSYWCSFFLHKPKNKTKDGVYTEGKVTLGPPWDFNLAMSNGGMMYGGGNSWQIESSSKAPQQGGGGGGWGGGWGGGGMSSLKAPNWLVQMWKRSDYQSELKKRWAELRSGVWHTKVMDAYLDSMKTYLKNAADRNFKRWPNLGKNSGQGDKDPEPMKYCSGNSSSGGFGMGGNNADTWEGEVEHLRTKMKERMQWMDQKLGFTEPSNPVVTGPVDPELHWPNWQKDTIPDDTIPWFGSQDDFTRLSPANYFAVNGDNIEIQTSLGGTFALIDLNGVVLYKTRIKKGLSILKIPANARNKAWIATLNGKMMNR, from the coding sequence ATGTTCAGCCAATCCAAAAAAATGTTTTTGTCGCTGGCTTTCTGCCTAGCGTCATCCGCATTTGCCCAGACATACGATTTGCCCATCATTTTCGTTGACACCAAGCAGCAGTGCCTCGATAAGAATGTCACCGAAAAAATTCCCGCCACCATGAAGGTGTTGGACGGGGCGACCAATAATGTAGCCGATAGCGCCAAGGGCACCTTCTACAACATCGGCATCAAGGTCCGTGGTCAGTCTTCCGCACTGTTCCCCAAGCCGGGCTACAGCGTCGAAGTCCGCGACGAAAAGGGCGAAGGTATGGACGTGAGCATGTTCGGGCTTCCGCCTGCCGACGACTGGGTTTTCCACGGCCCCTACGTAGACAAGAGCATGTTGCGCAACGCTCTCGCCTACTGGCTCTTTAGGCAGGCAGGCCGTTACGCCCCGCGCACCAAGCATTTCGACCTCTACATCAATGGCGTTTATCGCGGCGTGTACGTGATGGTCGAAAAAATCAAGCGCGGCAAGTACCGCGTGAACGTGAGCAAGCTTAAAGAAGACGATATTGCAGGCGACAGCCTTACCGGCGGCTACATATGGGCATTCGACAAGGTCGGAACCAACACCGGTGGCGGCGGCAGCAACAACCAGGGTGGTATCGAGGCCGAAGGTTTCAACACCTCCGACGGCCTGAACGTCATTCTGCACTACCCCAAGAAAGCGAACATTCAAAGGGAACAGGAAGAATACCTGAAGAAGTACCTGAACGATCTTGAAGCCCTGTTCAAGAACGGCAAGAACGGAGACGGATACGATAAATACGTTGACCTCGGTTCCGCCGTAGACTATGTGCTACACCAAGAAGTCACCAACAACGGCGACTCCTACTGGTGCAGCTTCTTCTTGCACAAGCCCAAGAACAAGACCAAGGACGGCGTATATACCGAAGGCAAAGTGACACTCGGCCCGCCGTGGGACTTCAACCTCGCCATGAGCAACGGCGGCATGATGTATGGCGGAGGCAATAGCTGGCAGATTGAAAGCAGCAGCAAGGCACCCCAACAAGGTGGTGGCGGCGGTGGCTGGGGCGGCGGCTGGGGTGGCGGCGGCATGAGCTCGCTGAAGGCTCCCAACTGGCTCGTTCAGATGTGGAAGAGGAGCGATTACCAGAGCGAACTCAAAAAGCGCTGGGCAGAACTCCGCAGCGGCGTTTGGCACACCAAGGTCATGGACGCCTACCTGGATTCCATGAAGACCTACCTGAAAAATGCGGCAGACAGAAACTTCAAGCGCTGGCCGAACTTGGGCAAAAACAGCGGCCAAGGCGACAAGGACCCGGAGCCGATGAAATACTGTAGCGGCAATAGCAGCAGCGGCGGCTTTGGCATGGGCGGCAACAACGCCGATACCTGGGAAGGCGAAGTGGAACACCTCCGCACAAAAATGAAAGAAAGAATGCAGTGGATGGACCAGAAGCTCGGTTTTACGGAACCGTCAAATCCCGTTGTAACCGGACCTGTAGACCCCGAACTCCATTGGCCCAACTGGCAGAAGGACACCATTCCGGACGACACGATTCCGTGGTTTGGCTCCCAGGACGATTTCACCAGGCTGTCCCCGGCCAACTACTTTGCAGTAAACGGCGACAATATCGAAATCCAGACAAGCCTGGGCGGCACTTTCGCCCTCATCGACCTGAATGGCGTTGTCCTGTACAAGACCCGAATCAAGAAGGGACTCTCAATCCTGAAAATTCCGGCCAATGCACGGAACAAGGCATGGATAGCGACTCTCAACGGCAAAATGATGAACCGCTAA
- a CDS encoding CotH kinase family protein, translating to MNVTDKIPATMRVLDGATNNVADSAKGTLYDIGIKVRGQSSATFPKPGYTIEIRDNKGESIDVSMFGLPPSDDWIFHGPYVDKSMIRNALAHWMFRQAGRYSPRTKHFDLYINGVYRGVYVLIEKIKRDKYRVNVSKLKETDISGDSLTGGYIWAFDKTGTNTGGAGNNNKGGIEAEGFKTNGGVNVILHYPKKANIQRQQEEYLKKYLNDLEGLFSNGKNGQGYENYVDLGSAVDYVLHQEAVNNADSYWCSFFLYKPKDSKGGKVTLGPPWDFNLAMSNGTQPENGGGQGGGGGMWGGGGGMFSSGTTGWQIESSSKFGGGGYSMGFTGPAWLNKLWTSDATYKAAVKKRWAELRSGVWHDKTMDVYLDSMKTYLAKAADRNFKRWPNLGKASGTYDSDPEPMKYCNGQSQGGQGGGGMWGGGGMWGGGGGGGGMAMAMGGYNATTWDGEFEHVRKKMKERMKWMDDQLGFTQPASPIVTEPIVHVPDWQNEEGKEGKDDEGDKVEQQDTSSHQHHHQNPMDVRMDDFSRLSPTNFYVVNSKSLEIHTDLGGKFALIDLNGVTLYKTQIKKGITTLKIPAKAKNKAWIATLDGKMMNR from the coding sequence ATGAACGTCACCGATAAGATTCCCGCCACCATGAGGGTGTTGGACGGGGCAACAAATAACGTTGCGGACAGCGCTAAGGGCACCCTCTACGACATCGGCATCAAGGTCAGAGGCCAGTCCTCCGCAACCTTCCCCAAGCCGGGCTACACCATCGAAATCCGTGACAACAAGGGCGAGAGTATCGACGTGAGCATGTTCGGGCTTCCGCCTTCCGACGACTGGATTTTCCATGGGCCGTACGTGGACAAGAGCATGATTCGAAATGCGCTCGCCCACTGGATGTTCAGGCAGGCAGGCCGTTACAGCCCCCGCACAAAGCACTTTGACTTGTACATCAACGGCGTGTACCGCGGCGTTTACGTGCTTATCGAAAAAATCAAACGCGACAAGTACCGCGTAAACGTGAGCAAGCTTAAAGAAACCGACATCAGCGGCGACAGCCTTACCGGTGGTTACATCTGGGCTTTCGACAAGACGGGCACCAACACAGGCGGCGCCGGCAACAACAACAAGGGCGGCATCGAAGCCGAAGGCTTCAAGACAAACGGTGGCGTGAACGTAATTCTGCACTACCCCAAGAAGGCCAACATTCAAAGGCAGCAGGAAGAATACTTGAAGAAGTATCTGAACGACCTCGAAGGCCTATTTAGCAACGGCAAGAACGGCCAGGGTTACGAAAATTACGTGGATCTCGGTTCTGCCGTGGACTACGTGTTACATCAGGAAGCCGTCAACAATGCGGACTCCTACTGGTGCAGCTTCTTCTTGTACAAGCCCAAGGATAGCAAGGGCGGCAAGGTAACGCTCGGCCCGCCGTGGGACTTCAACCTCGCCATGAGCAACGGAACCCAGCCCGAAAACGGCGGCGGCCAAGGTGGTGGCGGCGGCATGTGGGGCGGCGGTGGCGGCATGTTCAGTTCCGGCACCACCGGCTGGCAGATTGAAAGCAGCAGCAAGTTTGGCGGCGGTGGCTACAGCATGGGCTTTACCGGCCCGGCATGGCTCAACAAGCTGTGGACTAGCGATGCGACGTACAAGGCTGCCGTGAAAAAACGCTGGGCAGAACTCCGCAGCGGCGTGTGGCACGACAAAACCATGGACGTCTATCTGGACTCCATGAAGACCTACCTCGCAAAGGCAGCCGATAGAAACTTCAAGCGTTGGCCGAACCTCGGTAAAGCCAGCGGCACCTACGATTCCGACCCGGAACCGATGAAATACTGCAACGGCCAGAGCCAAGGCGGCCAGGGCGGTGGCGGCATGTGGGGTGGCGGCGGCATGTGGGGCGGCGGCGGTGGCGGTGGCGGCATGGCCATGGCCATGGGCGGCTACAACGCTACTACCTGGGACGGTGAATTCGAACACGTCCGCAAGAAGATGAAAGAACGAATGAAGTGGATGGACGACCAGCTCGGCTTTACGCAGCCTGCAAGCCCTATCGTGACCGAACCTATCGTCCATGTGCCCGACTGGCAAAATGAAGAAGGCAAGGAAGGTAAGGATGACGAGGGTGACAAGGTAGAGCAGCAGGACACCAGCAGCCACCAGCATCATCATCAGAATCCGATGGACGTCCGCATGGATGATTTCAGCAGGCTTTCTCCGACGAACTTCTACGTCGTGAACAGCAAGAGCCTCGAAATCCACACGGACCTTGGCGGGAAGTTCGCGCTCATCGACTTGAATGGCGTTACTTTGTACAAGACCCAGATCAAGAAGGGTATCACCACCCTGAAGATTCCGGCCAAGGCAAAGAACAAAGCCTGGATAGCGACTCTCGACGGCAAGATGATGAACCGCTAA
- a CDS encoding DUF3300 domain-containing protein, whose product MNANETKRSKIWLVAIFAMFFCIPSVIHAQEGFSQAELDTLVANIALYPDPLLVQVLSASTYGDQIAPAAQWAEEHKHLKGKDLSVALERAKLPYDASVQALIPFPQVLTMMANYGGWTDQLGYAVVMQKTDVMAAIQRLRRTASKFGHLKSDQYVKVSNGDNISITPVRTEYVYVPVYNPHYVYYHYYDGYTTVTYTPAVWLGSWFGFWGWGACWFDWHSRVIYVRRAHWHPRWHYPRYPHRYVHSPRRYAPPPRHHHDRPHHVAPPPRREHRVVPAGHNPPPPPPKQHYEHHSKSGFHVNRSEPRASSSRPEPKNYRSEPQPPRQEPRNYRSEPRPEPRSTSRSYEDDSNSSSRYSGRRDDDNSRDNRGARSSSHGSSHIGAGRVINRR is encoded by the coding sequence ATGAACGCAAACGAAACAAAACGTTCCAAAATTTGGCTGGTGGCCATTTTCGCGATGTTCTTCTGTATACCAAGCGTAATACACGCTCAGGAAGGGTTCTCGCAAGCAGAATTGGACACGCTGGTGGCTAACATCGCTCTGTACCCAGACCCGCTTTTGGTCCAGGTACTTTCGGCCTCAACCTATGGAGACCAGATTGCCCCGGCAGCCCAGTGGGCTGAAGAACACAAGCATCTGAAAGGCAAGGACCTTTCGGTTGCGCTTGAACGCGCGAAGCTCCCGTACGATGCCAGCGTGCAGGCGCTTATCCCGTTCCCGCAAGTGCTGACGATGATGGCCAATTACGGCGGCTGGACAGACCAGCTGGGCTATGCGGTCGTCATGCAGAAAACCGACGTGATGGCGGCTATCCAGCGCCTGCGTCGTACAGCCTCCAAGTTCGGGCACTTGAAGAGCGACCAGTACGTGAAGGTCTCGAATGGCGATAACATTTCGATTACGCCTGTGCGCACTGAATACGTTTATGTGCCGGTTTACAATCCCCACTATGTCTACTACCACTATTACGACGGATATACCACCGTTACGTATACGCCTGCCGTATGGCTTGGCAGCTGGTTTGGATTCTGGGGCTGGGGTGCATGCTGGTTCGACTGGCATTCCCGTGTCATCTACGTGCGTCGCGCTCACTGGCATCCGCGTTGGCATTACCCGCGTTACCCGCACCGCTATGTACATTCGCCGCGTCGCTATGCGCCGCCTCCGCGCCATCATCATGATCGCCCGCATCATGTCGCGCCCCCTCCCCGCAGGGAACACCGTGTCGTGCCGGCAGGTCACAATCCTCCGCCCCCTCCTCCGAAACAGCACTATGAACACCACTCGAAGAGCGGTTTCCATGTGAATAGGAGTGAGCCGCGGGCTTCATCTTCGAGGCCGGAACCGAAGAACTACAGGTCTGAACCGCAGCCGCCCAGGCAGGAACCGAGAAATTACAGGTCCGAACCGAGGCCTGAACCCCGTTCGACTTCCAGGTCCTACGAGGATGACTCGAACTCTTCTTCCCGCTACAGCGGTCGCAGGGACGACGACAACTCCCGTGACAATCGTGGCGCTCGCTCGTCTTCTCACGGCTCGTCGCATATCGGCGCCGGAAGGGTGATTAACCGTCGATAG